The genomic DNA GATCCTGTAATGGGGATCCTGCGCTGATCCGTGTTCACGGAGTGTGTAGCTGAACCCAAGCGCACCAAGGAGAAAGTGTAAGTGGCAGTATTACTCATCTGCACCCTGAAACTACCGCCTACGCGAACAGAAGTCGTAGAAACGGAATTAATAACGGGACGTGCGGCGGCAGAACCATCGGAGTTGAAAAGATAAGGTGGACTGAAAATTTGTCCGTCTGGATGGTCGTTCTCTTTACCGCAGTTCCCACCTTGCCAGCAGAGTCCGCCTCCGCCAGACCAGACTCGGGCATCGGCGAGAAGAATCGAAGCAGAGTGGTAATTTCTTGGAGCGGCCTCGGGGGCCATGACGGTCCAGCGTTTTGTAGAGGGATTAAAGAGTTCGGCTTTCATTACTCCTGGGGCGTCTTTGAAATTTGCGCCGAATTTCATTCCGCCTGTGACGAGGACTTTACCGTCGGGGAGGACGACGCTGTTGTGGTAGATGCGAGGCCAGGACATGTCTGCGACACGTTCGTTGGTTGCGGATTGGAAGGCGTTGttgatggtggtgatgtgTGTCGCGCGAGTGGATTCTGCGCCGTCGTAGtttctgctgccgccgcagGAGAGGATTTTGCCGTTGTCGTACATTACGCTTGTGCCGCACATTTGGTGGTCGGTGTTGGGGCGGGAGCCGGCTTGTTGGACTGAGCCGCTGTTGGAGGTTCCGTACCTATTCAGTGTTAGTTTTGTCTAGTGGTCCGATGTCTGCTCATTGGAAGGAGAATGTTACTCACCAATTCTGTCTGATGCTGGGTCCAGCTTGGAAGACACTGCCATTCTTCCAGCCATACAACCACGCATGGTTGTCGCTGCGATATTGGCCGCCAGGGTCGGCTGTGAGCATGGGCACAACATCTGCATTATCGAGCCAAGTCCAAGTATTGGCCTTTGGATCGTAGACTTCGCCATTCTTGCCGCCTTCTCCGCCAGACCAGGAACCGCCGATAGTGAAGACACGACCATCCGAGAGCGTAGTCGAGCTCTGATATCCTCGGGCCTGGTCCATGTTGGGTCCTCGTGTAAATGCGCCTGTTTCTGGGCTCCAGATACTGGTGACCTCGGCATTCGAGCCTCCCGTGATCATGACACGCCCATCGGCGAGTGCACTAATTCCAGGACAGAACATGTCGTGCTGCGTATTGGCAACTTCTCTCTGTGAGACTGCGCCTGTCTTGTAATTGAAATCGGCGAATTGTGTAAATCCGCCAGAACCTCCAAAAGTATCAAGGCCATTAGAGGAGAAAAATAGCAGTCGAGACGATTCTGGGTACTCTGGTACTGCATAGGTAGCGACTGGGATCAATGGGAGTCGGATCAAGTCAGTCCAGCGACCTTGAGTTGCGGGATTGTAATTCGTTACAACGTGGATAACATCGTATTGTCTGTTCAGGTTCCAGACTTGCGTGGCCTCATCTACTGTGTCTTTGAGGTGGCAAAACTGGTTGACCTTGTCGTAAACGGCTTTAGTGCACCCGGCTGTGTTTCCGCAGCGTTGAGCGCACGCGGTTTGAGAAGTGACACCATTGATTCCCTGCGCGGTCGCGCCCCGGTAATCTGTGTCTGGACAGACTTGGTATCGTGTACCACCTGACGAAGTGTAGCTGCCGGTGGTGAAAGGGCAATTGGCGATGACAGTTCCCTCCTTCAAATCGTTGTTGAGACGTATGACGTCGAAGCGTCCATCGGTGACCCAATTCGCATTTGGGATGTTGTTCGCCTTAATATGGCACACTCTGCCCTGGGAGTCCCAGACCGCGCGGGTGCATCTCCCGTCAGCATTGCATCTCGCTGCACAGTCTTGAGCGGAGCCGACATTGTTGTGCATTGCAACACTGTTGCCCTGTAGATCCGTATCCGGACATATCGCCCATTTAGCTCCGGTGGCACCAGTGTAGGATGTCTCTGCAGTGGGACATCTGTCTAAAGCCAATGCCAGGCCCAGATTGAACAGGATCGCGGAGAGCTTGACAGTGGCCGGCATGGCGCCTGTGTGCTTGTTGGGTCAATGGACCCTACAATCCTAGTAAGTGTGTTACAATCTTAGTAAGTGTGTTCGCGCGATAGAATAGAATATTACGAAAGCCCAAAtaggaaagagaagagaaagaagaggatCATCAACGTCGTCGGCACTTCCAGATCAGAGTCCAGGGGCTTGTGCtgcgtatatatatcttctcaGCGAACGAAGGCGCCTGTGTCTTTGCTCCCGCAACGCCATGCCGCTCCCAATCATACCATGAGCCGGCAGCCTCTGGGCTTTCGTATCGTGCCGACTGTACGATGCGCTGGCTAGTCAGGTCGACCTTCACCGTCGGCTACGCTACCAGTGCCATCGCATGAGGAGGCATCTTGGCGTTAGTACGGTCGACGTGGTCTGCAGACTAGGCGGCGGCAGAGTGAATGCCGAACCAGGTGAAGAAACGCCATTTAATCTTGATAGTGCAATCGTGTGCTATCACTGCCGCTTCAGGACGTGCCGCTGAACTTTACTCCAATGCGGAATCTCAAAGTTGCTTGGCTCCAAGCCATAGGAGCGAACTCTACCATTTTTGGATGCTGGATTTTAAAGTGTCGGCCAGAAGCAACGACAAAATGACGGCTCGCCAACTTTGATTTTTGCAGAGCAGTGGTTGCCCCGCTACGCGTGCTGAGCACACACCACGTGTGAGCGTTGGCCACGCGAAATCTGAGATGAATGTTGGATGAGGTCGGGGCGAGGTGGAAGGGAAGAAGGACGTGGTGAGAAAGGGTGCGCCATCACGTGGGATCTCTTGGCAAATGAAGTCTCGGCCGTGTCTCGCGCCGCTGCCTTTCTGACTCTGTAGTACCGCGGAGGTGCCAAGGATACAGACTTAGGGCAGGTTGCTGTAGTCAGTACCAACTCAAGCCGCACGCCTCCGGCCAATCTTGTTCCTGCGCAGTGTCACTGATGAATACGAGAGTAACGGCAAACGCAAGATGCAAAGCTCTGCGAGTGCATCACCGAGATCACGCTTGGGGAGAGAAGCCAATAGCAGAGTGAGAGAATGATGCATGGCGGCTGCAATTTGCACAGCTTAAGTTGTTATTTACGGCATCGTGCCCCGCGGAACGACAGTCGACCACAGAGAACACCGCCTCGTCGCTTGTTCAAACCTTTCAACAAATGATCGCGATGGGAACGGCCCGATCTGAAGAACTATCCGCACGCGATCAAATTCCGGCCACGAGACCCAGATACTCCAGAATGAGGGGCGACCCCAGAGGTAGGCCATGG from Cercospora beticola chromosome 3, complete sequence includes the following:
- a CDS encoding uncharacterized protein (CAZy:AA5) translates to MPATVKLSAILFNLGLALALDRCPTAETSYTGATGAKWAICPDTDLQGNSVAMHNNVGSAQDCAARCNADGRCTRAVWDSQGRVCHIKANNIPNANWVTDGRFDVIRLNNDLKEGTVIANCPFTTGSYTSSGGTRYQVCPDTDYRGATAQGINGVTSQTACAQRCGNTAGCTKAVYDKVNQFCHLKDTVDEATQVWNLNRQYDVIHVVTNYNPATQGRWTDLIRLPLIPVATYAVPEYPESSRLLFFSSNGLDTFGGSGGFTQFADFNYKTGAVSQREVANTQHDMFCPGISALADGRVMITGGSNAEVTSIWSPETGAFTRGPNMDQARGYQSSTTLSDGRVFTIGGSWSGGEGGKNGEVYDPKANTWTWLDNADVVPMLTADPGGQYRSDNHAWLYGWKNGSVFQAGPSIRQNWYGTSNSGSVQQAGSRPNTDHQMCGTSVMYDNGKILSCGGSRNYDGAESTRATHITTINNAFQSATNERVADMSWPRIYHNSVVLPDGKVLVTGGMKFGANFKDAPGVMKAELFNPSTKRWTVMAPEAAPRNYHSASILLADARVWSGGGGLCWQGGNCGKENDHPDGQIFSPPYLFNSDGSAAARPVINSVSTTSVRVGGSFRVQMSNTATYTFSLVRLGSATHSVNTDQRRIPITGSRSSSTWTFRLPNDSGVLIPGNWFLFALNSNGVPSVAKTIKIGV